A stretch of the Cyprinus carpio isolate SPL01 chromosome B4, ASM1834038v1, whole genome shotgun sequence genome encodes the following:
- the LOC122137089 gene encoding putative nuclease HARBI1 isoform X2: MKAQNCVFLSALTMACPFLRDVVDEEALVLRRAFRRERVFRDRLDPLAFPDDHLYERYRFSADGIRYLCRLLGPRIKHRTAWSHALSVEQMVCVALRFFASGAFLYSVGDAEQLNKATICRTIRSVCLAIKALADVFISFPGHRRLCDMKEEFYRIAGFPNVIGAVDCTHIRIKAPSGTHEADFVNRKSFHSINVQMVCNADCVISNVVAKWPGSVHDSRIFRASEIYQCLSQGEFSGVLLGDRGYGCQPFLLTPFTDPQEAQQAYNHAHARTRARVEMTFGLLKARFHCLHKLRVNPVRACDITVAFAVLHNVACLRKERAPRVPPAMDWDNPAIFPDDDSGRLLRDQYVLNYFS; this comes from the exons ATGAAGGCCCAAAATTGTGTGTTCCTTTCTGCTCTGACAATGGCATGCCCATTCTTGCGAGATGTGGTGGATGAAGAAGCACTTGTGCTGAGGAGAGCCTTCAGGCGAGAAAGGGTCTTCAGGGACCGGTTGGACCCACTGGCCTTCCCTGATGACCATCTATATGAAAGATACAGGTTTTCTGCAGATGGCATCAGGTATCTATGCAGACTACTGGGTCCCAGGATTAAGCACCGCACTGCATGGAGCCATGCACTGAGTGTGGAGCAAATGGTTTGTGTGGCCTTGCGCTTTTTTGCTAGTGGAGCCTTCCTGTACTCAGTGGGGGATGCAGAACAGCTGAACAAAGCCACAATTTGCCGCACAATAAGGAGTGTGTGTCTGGCTATCAAAGCATTAGCAGATGTCTTCATCTCCTTCCCTGGCCACAGAAGACTCTGTGACATGAAAGAGGAGTTCTATAGGATTGCAG GTTTCCCCAATGTCATTGGTGCAGTGGACTGCACACACATAAGGATAAAAGCCCCCTCAGGTACCCATGAGGCCGATTTTGTGAATAGGAAATCCTTTCACAGCATTAATGTTCAG ATGGTCTGCAATGCTGACTGTGTGATCAGCAATGTTGTGGCAAAATGGCCTGGCTCAGTCCATGACTCCAGAATCTTTCGGGCCTCTGAAATCTATCAGTGCCTATCACAAG GTGAATTCTCTGGTGTGTTGCTGGGAGACAGGGGGTATGGCTGCCAGCCTTTTCTCCTGACACCCTTCACAGACCCCCAGGAAGCGCAGCAGGCCTACAACCATGCCCATGCCAGGACCAGGGCCAGAGTTGAAATGACCTTTGGCCTCCTGAAGGCACGCTTTCACTGCCTTCACAAATTAAGGGTCAACCCTGTTAGGGCATGTGATATTACTGTGGCTTTTGCTGTCCTCCACAATGTGGCCTGCCTGAGGAAGGAGAGGGCCCCCAGAGTGCCACCAGCCATGGACTGGGACAATCCGGCAATCTTCCCTGATGACGACAGTGGTCGGCTGCTGAGGGACCAATAtgtgttgaattattttagtTAG
- the LOC122137089 gene encoding putative nuclease HARBI1 isoform X1, translating into MSSYCEHTGRWHLSKHQVWPLAYMKAQNCVFLSALTMACPFLRDVVDEEALVLRRAFRRERVFRDRLDPLAFPDDHLYERYRFSADGIRYLCRLLGPRIKHRTAWSHALSVEQMVCVALRFFASGAFLYSVGDAEQLNKATICRTIRSVCLAIKALADVFISFPGHRRLCDMKEEFYRIAGFPNVIGAVDCTHIRIKAPSGTHEADFVNRKSFHSINVQMVCNADCVISNVVAKWPGSVHDSRIFRASEIYQCLSQGEFSGVLLGDRGYGCQPFLLTPFTDPQEAQQAYNHAHARTRARVEMTFGLLKARFHCLHKLRVNPVRACDITVAFAVLHNVACLRKERAPRVPPAMDWDNPAIFPDDDSGRLLRDQYVLNYFS; encoded by the exons ATGAGCTCTTATTGTGAGCACACAGGACGGTGGCATCTTTctaag CACCAGGTGTGGCCACTAGCCTATATGAAGGCCCAAAATTGTGTGTTCCTTTCTGCTCTGACAATGGCATGCCCATTCTTGCGAGATGTGGTGGATGAAGAAGCACTTGTGCTGAGGAGAGCCTTCAGGCGAGAAAGGGTCTTCAGGGACCGGTTGGACCCACTGGCCTTCCCTGATGACCATCTATATGAAAGATACAGGTTTTCTGCAGATGGCATCAGGTATCTATGCAGACTACTGGGTCCCAGGATTAAGCACCGCACTGCATGGAGCCATGCACTGAGTGTGGAGCAAATGGTTTGTGTGGCCTTGCGCTTTTTTGCTAGTGGAGCCTTCCTGTACTCAGTGGGGGATGCAGAACAGCTGAACAAAGCCACAATTTGCCGCACAATAAGGAGTGTGTGTCTGGCTATCAAAGCATTAGCAGATGTCTTCATCTCCTTCCCTGGCCACAGAAGACTCTGTGACATGAAAGAGGAGTTCTATAGGATTGCAG GTTTCCCCAATGTCATTGGTGCAGTGGACTGCACACACATAAGGATAAAAGCCCCCTCAGGTACCCATGAGGCCGATTTTGTGAATAGGAAATCCTTTCACAGCATTAATGTTCAG ATGGTCTGCAATGCTGACTGTGTGATCAGCAATGTTGTGGCAAAATGGCCTGGCTCAGTCCATGACTCCAGAATCTTTCGGGCCTCTGAAATCTATCAGTGCCTATCACAAG GTGAATTCTCTGGTGTGTTGCTGGGAGACAGGGGGTATGGCTGCCAGCCTTTTCTCCTGACACCCTTCACAGACCCCCAGGAAGCGCAGCAGGCCTACAACCATGCCCATGCCAGGACCAGGGCCAGAGTTGAAATGACCTTTGGCCTCCTGAAGGCACGCTTTCACTGCCTTCACAAATTAAGGGTCAACCCTGTTAGGGCATGTGATATTACTGTGGCTTTTGCTGTCCTCCACAATGTGGCCTGCCTGAGGAAGGAGAGGGCCCCCAGAGTGCCACCAGCCATGGACTGGGACAATCCGGCAATCTTCCCTGATGACGACAGTGGTCGGCTGCTGAGGGACCAATAtgtgttgaattattttagtTAG